From Sphingomonas hengshuiensis, one genomic window encodes:
- a CDS encoding DUF924 family protein, with the protein MALASDLGTGSPEVQPKARTVLSFWFEALSPEQHFTRSDSVDTAIREHFGALREELLATRAEGWRDDPQSLLAAVIVLDQFSRNLFRDDAEAFAADPLALELAEGAIDRDWDAALPPEQRMFLYMPLMHAEDPAVQAESVRCFTALGLDSPLEFARQHAEVIADHGRFPGRNAALGRESTPAEREYLSRPDVDW; encoded by the coding sequence TCTAGGGACCGGGAGCCCGGAAGTCCAACCGAAGGCGCGCACCGTGCTGTCCTTCTGGTTCGAGGCGCTGAGCCCCGAACAGCATTTCACTCGGTCGGATTCGGTCGATACGGCCATTCGCGAGCATTTCGGCGCGCTGCGCGAAGAGCTGCTCGCGACGCGCGCGGAGGGGTGGCGCGACGATCCCCAGAGCCTGTTGGCCGCGGTGATCGTGCTCGACCAATTCTCACGCAACCTGTTCCGCGACGATGCGGAGGCGTTTGCCGCCGATCCGCTGGCGCTGGAGTTGGCCGAGGGCGCGATCGATCGCGATTGGGATGCGGCGCTGCCGCCGGAGCAGCGCATGTTCCTCTATATGCCGTTGATGCACGCCGAGGACCCGGCGGTGCAGGCCGAGAGCGTGCGGTGCTTTACGGCGCTGGGGCTCGACTCACCGCTCGAGTTTGCCCGGCAGCATGCGGAGGTGATCGCCGATCATGGCCGGTTCCCCGGGCGCAACGCCGCGCTGGGCCGCGAATCGACACCTGCCGAGCGGGAATATCTCAGCCGGCCAGACGTTGACTGGTAG